From a region of the Methanolobus tindarius DSM 2278 genome:
- a CDS encoding type I restriction-modification system subunit M yields the protein MEKITLSELEQYLWDAANILRGPVDASDFKAYIFPLLFFKRISDVYDEEYKQALDESDGDEEYASFPELHDYIIPEGAHWDDVKEKTTNVGQALQHAFREIEKKNQDKLYEIFGDVNWSNKDRLSDALLIDLIDHFSSKNLSKKYVEPDMLGQAYEYLIKKFADLTNRKAGEFYTPRTVVHLMGSILKPQEKESIYDPACGSGGMLLEAYHYVKNKGGDERTLKLYGQEKNLTTSSIARINLFLHGVQDFEIIRGDTLRNPSFHEGDMLSQFDAVIANPPFSLKNWGHEHWPHDPFGRNIAGTPPKSNGDYAWVQHMISSMAPMTGRMAIVLPHGALFRGGAEGKIRKKLIENDLLEAVIGLGPNLFYGTGISACILVYRNQKDEANKNKVLFIDASEQYQKGRNQNFFLEEHAEQVLEWYEKFEDIEDISKVVDIDEIKENEFNLNITRYVRKQLVVEEIDLKETFQELNKAYDEFLESEEKMKALLKEVGVL from the coding sequence ATGGAAAAGATCACTCTTTCAGAACTTGAACAATATCTATGGGATGCAGCAAACATCCTGCGAGGACCTGTAGATGCATCGGATTTCAAGGCATACATATTCCCACTTTTATTCTTCAAGAGAATATCAGATGTCTACGATGAAGAATATAAGCAAGCATTGGATGAGTCTGATGGTGACGAGGAATATGCATCTTTTCCAGAACTGCATGATTACATAATTCCTGAAGGTGCTCATTGGGATGATGTGAAAGAGAAAACTACCAATGTTGGTCAGGCACTTCAGCATGCTTTCCGTGAGATTGAGAAGAAAAATCAGGACAAGTTATACGAGATATTTGGTGATGTTAACTGGAGTAACAAGGACAGATTATCTGATGCGCTTCTGATAGATTTGATTGACCATTTTTCAAGTAAAAACCTTTCCAAGAAGTATGTTGAACCTGATATGCTGGGGCAGGCTTATGAATATTTGATTAAGAAGTTTGCAGATCTGACCAACAGGAAGGCAGGAGAGTTCTATACTCCGAGAACTGTCGTTCATTTGATGGGTAGTATCCTCAAGCCACAGGAGAAGGAATCCATATATGATCCAGCATGTGGTTCTGGTGGTATGCTGCTGGAAGCTTATCATTATGTTAAGAATAAAGGTGGAGATGAGAGGACACTGAAACTCTATGGTCAGGAGAAGAACTTGACAACCTCATCGATTGCCAGAATTAATCTGTTTTTACACGGTGTCCAGGACTTTGAGATTATCAGAGGCGATACACTGAGAAATCCTTCTTTCCATGAAGGAGATATGCTTTCTCAGTTTGATGCGGTGATAGCCAATCCTCCATTTTCTTTGAAGAACTGGGGACATGAACACTGGCCTCATGATCCTTTCGGGAGGAATATTGCAGGAACACCACCAAAGAGTAATGGAGATTATGCGTGGGTTCAGCATATGATATCATCCATGGCTCCAATGACAGGCAGGATGGCAATTGTGTTGCCTCATGGTGCACTGTTCAGGGGTGGAGCTGAAGGTAAAATCAGGAAGAAGCTGATCGAGAATGATCTGCTGGAAGCTGTGATTGGTCTTGGACCTAACCTGTTTTATGGTACTGGCATCAGTGCATGCATCCTTGTGTACAGAAATCAGAAGGATGAAGCAAATAAGAATAAAGTTCTGTTTATTGATGCTTCTGAGCAGTATCAGAAGGGAAGGAATCAGAATTTCTTTTTAGAGGAACATGCTGAGCAGGTTCTTGAATGGTATGAGAAGTTTGAGGATATTGAAGACATCAGTAAAGTAGTAGATATTGATGAGATCAAGGAGAACGAGTTCAATCTCAATATTACTAGATATGTCAGAAAGCAACTTGTTGTTGAAGAGATTGACCTTAAAGAGACGTTCCAGGAATTGAATAAGGCATACGATGAGTTCCTTGAATCCGAGGAGAAAATGAAAGCTTTACTGAAAGAGGTGGGTGTATTATGA
- a CDS encoding FKBP-type peptidyl-prolyl cis-trans isomerase, translating to MKKILFIILICSLLISGCTESENSQKVETGDHVSVNYTGTLDDGTVFDTSREEVAIKEGIYQSGRDYEPLSFTAGAGQVIDGFDDAVIGMEPGEVKTVTIPPENAYGAYCPELLVSVPVEQFHSANITPIVGQKVTTQNQVGVIVNITDSNVTVDCNTKLAGETLTFTIEMVSIDKT from the coding sequence ATGAAGAAAATCTTATTCATAATATTGATTTGTTCATTGCTTATCAGTGGGTGTACTGAGTCTGAAAATAGCCAAAAAGTAGAGACAGGAGATCATGTTTCTGTAAATTATACAGGAACACTGGATGATGGAACTGTATTTGACACTTCCCGGGAAGAGGTTGCAATAAAAGAAGGCATTTACCAATCCGGCAGGGACTATGAACCTCTTTCTTTTACAGCAGGGGCTGGACAGGTTATTGATGGTTTTGATGATGCAGTTATAGGAATGGAACCCGGTGAGGTTAAAACCGTTACCATCCCGCCGGAAAATGCATATGGTGCTTATTGTCCGGAACTTCTGGTATCTGTGCCTGTGGAGCAATTCCATTCAGCTAATATAACTCCGATAGTTGGCCAGAAAGTGACAACTCAGAATCAGGTTGGTGTAATTGTTAATATCACTGACAGCAATGTTACCGTTGACTGTAATACCAAACTTGCAGGCGAGACCCTGACATTTACAATAGAAATGGTATCAATAGATAAAACCTGA
- a CDS encoding TRAM domain-containing protein, which translates to MFNNTQSTAPVEAGETYDVTIEDIAREGDGIARVSGFVIFVPETKVGDEVTIKVTKVLSKFAFGELA; encoded by the coding sequence TTGTTTAACAACACACAGTCAACTGCTCCGGTAGAAGCTGGAGAAACTTATGATGTAACAATTGAAGATATCGCAAGAGAAGGCGACGGAATCGCAAGAGTAAGCGGATTTGTCATCTTTGTACCAGAAACAAAGGTAGGCGACGAAGTTACAATTAAAGTTACTAAAGTACTCAGCAAGTTCGCATTTGGCGAATTAGCTTAA
- a CDS encoding DUF2798 domain-containing protein — MAFVMTGYNITIHQGLSTDILKVTWLSFPATFIVAFTLEYFIVGKHGMKLVFKLQKQHHTPFQKRAITALVFVAGMATLMSLCFSISTVGFSKELPLTWVYNLIINAVFAYPLIVFVAGPLVGFIFRKIFPEGSIVDV, encoded by the coding sequence ATGGCATTTGTAATGACAGGATACAACATAACAATTCATCAGGGACTATCTACGGACATACTAAAAGTAACCTGGCTGAGTTTTCCCGCTACTTTCATAGTGGCATTTACACTTGAATATTTTATTGTAGGAAAACATGGAATGAAATTGGTGTTCAAACTACAAAAACAACATCATACACCTTTTCAAAAACGAGCCATAACTGCATTGGTTTTTGTTGCCGGAATGGCAACCTTAATGTCATTATGTTTTTCAATATCAACTGTTGGTTTTTCAAAAGAACTACCTTTGACATGGGTTTACAATCTTATTATTAACGCAGTATTTGCGTATCCTTTAATAGTGTTTGTTGCAGGTCCACTTGTTGGTTTTATATTCCGGAAAATATTCCCGGAAGGTTCAATTGTTGATGTTTGA
- a CDS encoding YkgJ family cysteine cluster protein — MEISTAVKKAIRYSIVQNILKHYQCPETCGAHCCSQGQIHFFEDEVKILTLMDKEKAKNITNESLSAGIYQMNTPCSFLSSSGRCEVYNNRPTVCGMYPFKVNTSGTSLGLQPCPIGFMIIRDFAEWIIDTFSRSAVSDEEKTRIKEEWQKNIELYEAELVDFHFKPVLKEMQIPFDELEMLSMFLSSRKTVLSLIEDKNPA, encoded by the coding sequence ATGGAAATAAGCACGGCTGTAAAAAAGGCAATTCGATATAGCATAGTTCAGAATATTCTGAAGCATTATCAATGCCCTGAAACCTGCGGAGCACATTGTTGCAGCCAGGGGCAGATTCACTTTTTTGAGGATGAAGTCAAAATCCTGACTCTTATGGATAAGGAAAAAGCAAAAAATATCACAAACGAAAGTTTATCTGCAGGAATCTACCAGATGAACACACCCTGCTCTTTTCTCAGTAGCAGCGGCAGATGCGAAGTCTATAATAACAGGCCTACGGTTTGCGGTATGTACCCTTTCAAGGTCAACACATCTGGCACTTCGCTGGGACTGCAGCCATGTCCGATTGGATTTATGATAATCCGGGATTTTGCAGAATGGATAATTGACACTTTTTCAAGATCTGCTGTCTCAGATGAAGAAAAAACAAGGATAAAAGAAGAATGGCAAAAGAACATAGAATTATATGAAGCAGAACTCGTAGACTTTCATTTCAAGCCGGTTTTAAAAGAGATGCAGATACCTTTTGATGAGCTTGAAATGCTTTCCATGTTCCTGTCTTCAAGAAAAACTGTGCTGTCTTTGATAGAAGATAAAAATCCTGCATAA
- a CDS encoding (2Fe-2S) ferredoxin domain-containing protein, protein MQKPETHIFVCASTRLNGMVKGVCENKKSHNLVGMFAEEVMDRDLEGEVMVTATGCVGLCEKGPIVMIYPQQIWYGEVTAGDVEEILDAIEEGEVVDRLLIS, encoded by the coding sequence ATGCAAAAACCAGAAACTCATATATTCGTTTGTGCAAGCACAAGACTTAACGGAATGGTAAAGGGCGTATGCGAGAACAAGAAATCACATAACCTTGTAGGAATGTTTGCCGAAGAAGTAATGGACAGAGACCTGGAAGGTGAAGTGATGGTTACTGCAACCGGATGTGTAGGTCTTTGCGAGAAGGGACCAATTGTCATGATCTACCCACAGCAGATCTGGTATGGTGAGGTTACAGCAGGTGACGTTGAGGAAATACTTGATGCAATAGAAGAAGGCGAAGTTGTAGACAGACTACTTATTTCATAA
- a CDS encoding saccharopine dehydrogenase C-terminal domain-containing protein, translating into MKPEFSNKVLIIGYGSVSQCTLPLLLDKLDVPLENITLIDFEDKSKSLRKYTNQGLTFVREKITPENLSQVLSRHMDNDGLIIDLSWNIDAIDIITWCHEHNVLYVNTSVEVWDPTEDFLNRSLLEKSLYLRQMKLLELSRDWKDAPTAVVDHGANPGLITHFVKQGLLDIAERTCADKKVSPEEAEEIRQLAEKRDFAHLAHKLGVKVIHCSERDTQVANRAKEVDEFVGTWSIEGLREEGTAPVEIAWGTHENKMPPMAQVPDFGPQNVIFMPQMGMNTWVRSWIPDQEIVGMVIRHGESYGLSKLLTVWDQEKAVFRPTIHYAYMPCHDTLSSLFELRGRNYELQPKLRIMTNEIVSGEDILGALLMGHSYNSWWTGSALSIDDTRSLAPGQNATTLQVAAGVVAAVLWMLENPKEGIRTPEDLPHDFVLNIALPYLGNFISTPSDWTPLKNRKVFFKENPAVEHDPDPWQFENFQFIG; encoded by the coding sequence ATGAAACCAGAATTCTCAAATAAGGTTCTCATCATCGGGTATGGTTCAGTTTCCCAGTGCACCCTGCCGCTTTTACTGGATAAGCTCGATGTTCCGTTAGAAAACATTACGTTAATAGACTTTGAAGACAAATCAAAATCCCTGAGGAAATATACCAATCAGGGATTAACATTTGTCCGTGAGAAGATCACCCCGGAAAACCTTAGTCAGGTTTTATCCAGGCATATGGATAATGATGGCCTGATAATAGACCTTTCATGGAATATAGATGCTATTGACATCATCACCTGGTGTCATGAGCACAATGTGCTGTACGTAAACACATCAGTAGAAGTCTGGGATCCTACCGAGGATTTCCTGAACAGAAGCCTGCTGGAAAAATCCCTGTATCTGCGCCAGATGAAATTGCTTGAGCTTTCCCGTGACTGGAAAGACGCACCTACTGCCGTTGTAGATCACGGTGCAAACCCGGGTCTTATCACTCACTTCGTAAAGCAGGGACTACTGGATATTGCAGAACGTACCTGTGCTGACAAAAAAGTCTCCCCCGAAGAAGCAGAAGAAATTAGACAACTTGCTGAGAAAAGAGACTTTGCTCACCTGGCTCACAAACTTGGTGTAAAAGTCATTCACTGCAGTGAACGCGACACCCAGGTTGCTAACCGGGCAAAGGAAGTCGATGAATTTGTTGGTACATGGAGCATAGAGGGACTCAGGGAAGAAGGAACAGCTCCTGTAGAAATCGCCTGGGGCACGCATGAAAATAAGATGCCACCAATGGCCCAAGTTCCTGACTTTGGTCCGCAGAATGTTATTTTCATGCCTCAGATGGGTATGAATACATGGGTAAGGTCATGGATACCTGATCAGGAGATTGTCGGTATGGTTATCCGACACGGGGAATCATACGGCCTTTCTAAATTACTGACTGTATGGGATCAGGAGAAAGCAGTATTCAGACCAACTATCCATTACGCTTACATGCCATGTCATGATACACTCTCATCTCTCTTTGAGTTGCGTGGACGTAATTATGAACTTCAGCCAAAGCTCAGGATAATGACAAATGAGATAGTATCCGGTGAAGATATACTGGGTGCCCTTCTGATGGGTCATTCTTACAATTCATGGTGGACCGGAAGTGCATTGAGTATCGATGATACAAGGTCTCTTGCTCCAGGCCAGAATGCAACCACACTACAGGTAGCTGCCGGTGTAGTAGCTGCTGTACTCTGGATGCTTGAAAATCCAAAAGAAGGAATCAGGACACCTGAGGATCTTCCACATGATTTTGTCTTGAATATTGCCCTGCCATATCTTGGTAATTTTATATCAACGCCATCTGACTGGACACCACTTAAGAACCGCAAAGTGTTCTTTAAGGAAAATCCGGCAGTTGAACATGATCCAGACCCATGGCAATTTGAGAACTTCCAGTTTATTGGTTAG
- a CDS encoding NAD(P)H-dependent oxidoreductase, which yields MDFEELTTVRYSSRKYTDEKISDGTLGRIKEMIRNSPSAVNVQPWKIKIIDDAEIKEKLAPHIFGGMTQVPSCSHMLILCANTDWDSHIQANIESMKKAQVPEQNIKYYQMAVDGMFGRVSADEKLAESQKNVYLTAACAVFGAKSLGVDSCIIQGFDADALSKVLDLQSNLTPTLIVTLGYAADKPAPKSRLPDDEIFF from the coding sequence ATGGATTTTGAAGAACTGACAACAGTAAGGTATTCCAGCAGAAAATATACTGATGAAAAGATAAGTGATGGCACTTTGGGGCGCATTAAGGAAATGATCAGAAATAGTCCTTCTGCCGTTAATGTTCAGCCATGGAAGATCAAAATCATAGACGATGCTGAGATTAAGGAAAAACTTGCTCCGCATATATTTGGTGGAATGACGCAGGTTCCAAGCTGCTCGCATATGCTTATTTTATGCGCAAACACTGATTGGGACAGTCACATCCAGGCAAATATAGAAAGCATGAAAAAAGCTCAGGTTCCGGAACAGAACATCAAATATTACCAGATGGCAGTTGATGGAATGTTTGGCCGCGTATCGGCCGATGAAAAACTTGCAGAATCACAAAAAAATGTGTATCTAACAGCAGCATGTGCTGTTTTTGGAGCGAAGTCACTTGGTGTGGACTCATGCATCATACAGGGATTTGACGCTGATGCCCTCAGCAAGGTTCTGGATTTACAATCTAATCTTACACCTACACTTATTGTAACCTTAGGTTATGCAGCAGATAAGCCTGCACCAAAAAGCAGACTCCCTGATGATGAAATATTCTTCTAA
- a CDS encoding formylglycine-generating enzyme family protein: MCEKAKEKAPSISTTNSVGMDFMLIPAGEFYLDPSEFSYDIPVKLTIKESFYLGKYQVTQKQWKTVMGNEPSCFEGDDRPVECITWNEVRNFIKRLNEMENTDKYRLPSEIEWEYACRAKTDSEYFFGSQDMELDEYAWYYLNSQDGTHPVGQKKPNPWGLHDMYGNVWEWCQNRYHRNYEEALAEGTAWETVGSIGIVLRGGGWVSYPEKCRSSCRSSFDSDYGSYSVGFRLLMAL, translated from the coding sequence ATGTGTGAGAAAGCTAAAGAGAAAGCACCGTCCATTTCCACAACAAATTCTGTTGGAATGGATTTCATGCTTATTCCTGCCGGAGAATTTTATCTGGACCCATCTGAATTCAGCTATGATATTCCAGTTAAACTTACTATAAAGGAATCTTTCTACCTTGGAAAATATCAGGTAACTCAAAAGCAGTGGAAAACTGTAATGGGAAATGAACCTTCCTGTTTTGAAGGTGATGACAGACCTGTTGAATGTATTACATGGAATGAAGTCCGGAATTTTATTAAAAGACTCAATGAGATGGAAAATACTGATAAATACCGTCTTCCATCTGAAATAGAATGGGAGTATGCATGCAGAGCAAAAACTGATTCTGAATATTTTTTTGGCAGCCAGGACATGGAACTTGATGAGTATGCCTGGTATTATCTGAATTCCCAAGATGGGACTCATCCTGTCGGGCAGAAAAAACCAAATCCATGGGGTCTGCATGACATGTATGGTAATGTTTGGGAATGGTGCCAGAATAGATATCATAGGAATTATGAAGAAGCTCTTGCAGAAGGTACTGCATGGGAAACAGTTGGTAGTATAGGAATAGTCCTGCGTGGTGGAGGATGGGTAAGTTATCCTGAAAAATGCCGCTCATCATGCCGAAGTAGTTTTGATTCGGATTATGGTTCTTACTCCGTAGGTTTCCGTCTTCTTATGGCATTGTGA
- a CDS encoding iron chaperone, with protein sequence MEKSTSNTEFHNIDEYIAMFPKEVQDKLREMRELIQETAPQAEETISYKMPTFRLNGILVHFAAYKNHIGFYPTPSGIEAFKDELSIYKHSKGSVQFPLEEPLPFDIEPISKL encoded by the coding sequence ATGGAAAAAAGCACTTCAAATACAGAATTTCATAATATTGATGAATACATTGCAATGTTCCCAAAAGAGGTGCAGGATAAACTAAGAGAGATGCGTGAGTTAATACAGGAAACTGCGCCGCAAGCCGAAGAAACTATCAGTTACAAGATGCCAACATTCAGGTTAAATGGTATTCTGGTTCATTTTGCCGCCTACAAAAACCATATTGGATTTTACCCTACTCCTTCCGGAATTGAAGCTTTTAAGGATGAACTTTCAATCTATAAGCATTCTAAAGGTTCTGTCCAGTTTCCACTAGAAGAACCACTTCCATTTGATATTGAACCCATATCAAAACTATAA